Proteins from a single region of Oncorhynchus keta strain PuntledgeMale-10-30-2019 chromosome 20, Oket_V2, whole genome shotgun sequence:
- the LOC127910090 gene encoding armadillo-like helical domain-containing protein 2 yields the protein MFQRIALFYSNHIKNYLFPNDEGSDEGNKKLHYKKIRLAGQDIQNTELPLENRVLAVHNIGLLGYTGGYAAATCAAEYMPAMADFLKQHSLSDDQRISVLEGLSGVCYVHLTNQKQAHSIGLYSTLQELMDPTCPLSLSTKAKMWSCYLLNILCCNNIPVIRTLVGSQSLRLTLEALEGQDWYGWPKNYARELLCMLGFWAPQVVTALGAGQVTVQNDGS from the exons ATGTTTCAGCGAATTGCATTATTTTACAGCAACCATATCAAAAACTACCTGTTTCCCAATGATGAGGGGTCTGATGAAGGCAATAAGAAACTGCACTATAAGAAGATTAGACTAGCAGGCCAGGACATTCAGAACACAGAACTGCCTCTGGAGAATAGAGTTCTGGCAGTCCACAACATTGGCCTACTGGGATACACAG GTGGCTATGCAGCAGCAACCTGTGCTGCAGAGTACATGCCAGCCATGGCAGACTTCCTCAAGCAGCACAGCCTGTCAGATGACCAGAGGATCTCTGTGCTAGAAGGGCTGTCTGGTGTCTGTTATGTCCACTTGACCAACCAGAAGCAGGCCCATTCAATAGgcctctactccacactacag GAGCTGATGGACCCCACCTGCCCACTGTCTCTATCCACCAAGGCTAAAATGTGGAGCTGCTACTTGCTCAACATCCTGTGTTGTAACAACATCCCAGTTATACGCACCTTGGTGGGGTCACAGAGCCTGAGGCTGACCCTAGAGGCTCTGGAGGGACAGGACTGGTACGGCTGGCCGAAGAACTACGCCAGGGAACTGCTCTGCATGCTAGGGTTCTGGGCACCACAGGTTGTTACAGCACTAGGCGCAGGACAGGTTACAGTGCAAAACGATGGCTCTTAA